Proteins from a genomic interval of Lycium ferocissimum isolate CSIRO_LF1 chromosome 2, AGI_CSIRO_Lferr_CH_V1, whole genome shotgun sequence:
- the LOC132042490 gene encoding mannosyl-oligosaccharide 1,2-alpha-mannosidase MNS3 produces the protein MSKSLPYSMKDVNYDNAKFRQRSVSQVISQAMLASNGKREYLKCSTGKFLVLLMICGLAYLLLANKSAVHPVSDGIAKNDGSKEGENLLTHGTGKFRRLWRKPPRLPPRLSPDEIISRNRSIQESVKREEPEWVARQQKVKDAFIHAWSGYKAYSMGYDELMPLSHRGVDGLGGLGATVIDSLDTAMIMGADEVVYEAGSWIEKHLPERIAGKGQVNLFETTIRVLGGLLSAYHLSGGDQGRIPEHKGPTPSIYLENARNLADRLLTAFTASPTDIPYSDVILREKSAHPAPDGLSSTAEVATVQLEFNYLSYLTGDPKYSIEAMKVLQHIKTLPKVEGLVPIYISPQSGDFSGDNIRLGSRGDSYYEYLIKVWLQQKGTNFSYLYDMYVEAIKGVRNLLVRKSVPNGLLFVGELPYGREGGFSPKMDHLVCFLPGTLALGATKGLTKERAMRENLLTFEDMENLKLAEDLAKTCVEIYSVTSTGLAPEIAYFSIEGNAEGGPDGGNKSSKYLNDIIIKPADRHNLLRPETVESLFVLYRITGDSKYREWGWQIFEAFEKYTKIDSGGYTSLDDVTVIPPRRRDKMETFFLGETLKYLYLLFSNSTTIPLDEYVFNTEAHPIPIISRSQ, from the exons TGTATCTCAG GTAATTTCTCAGGCTATGTTAGCCAGTAATGGGAAACGTGAATATTTAAAATGTAGCACTGGGAAATTTCTTGTGTTACTGATGATTTGTGGTTTAGCATATCTATTACTGGCTAATAAAAGTGCTGTCCATCCTGTGTCTGATGGTATAGCAAAAAATGATGGATCGAAGGAAGGAGAGAATCTCCTGACTCATGGGACTGGCAAATTCAGGAGACTTTGGAGAAAACCACCTAGACTTCCACCTCGGTTATCTCCCGATGAGATAATTAGTAGGAATAGATCTATTCAAGAGTCCGTGAAAAGAGAGGAGCCAGAATGGGTGGCAAGACAACAAAAAGTAAAAGATGCATTTATCCATGCCTGGTCTGGCTACAAAGCCTATTCCATGGGTTATGATGAACTTATGCCCTTGAGCCATAGAGGGGTTGATGGTTTAGGAGGTTTGGGAGCTACAGTTATCGACTCTTTAGACACGGCTATGATTATGGGAGCTGATGAAGTCGTTTATGAAGCAGGCTCGTGGATTGAGAAACATCTTCCTGAGAGGATTGCAGGGAAGGGCCAAGTAAATCTCTTTGAAACTACAATACGAGTTTTAGGTGGCCTTTTGAGTGCTTATCACTTAAGTGGTGGAGATCAAGGGAGAATTCCAGAACACAAGGGGCCTACACCATCTATTTACCTGGAAAATGCTAGGAACTTGGCTGATCGTCTACTTACTGCTTTTACAGCAAGTCCAACCGATATTCCATACAGTGATGTTATCCTGCGTGAAAAGTCAGCACATCCTGCCCCTGATGGTCTGAGTAGCACTGCCGAAGTTGCAACTGTACAGCTTGAATTTAATTATCTTAGTTATCTAACAGGTGATCCAAAGTATAGCATAGAAGCCATGAAGGTTCTACAACATATAAAGACTTTGCCAAAGGTGGAGGGACTGGTCCCTATATACATTAG CCCTCAGTCCGGAGACTTTAGTGGAGACAATATTAGACTTGGATCTCGTGGTGATAGCTACTATGAGTATCTTATTAAAGTGTGGCTTCAGCAGAAAGGAACTAACTTTTCATACTTGTACGATATGTATGTCGAAGCAATTAAAGGTGTCAGGAACCTTCTTGTTCGCAAATCTGTTCCAAATGGCTTGCTCTTTGTGGGAGAATTGCCGTATGGGCGAGAAGGTGGTTTCAGTCCAAAGATGGATCACCTG GTGTGTTTCCTTCCTGGTACTCTGGCCCTTGGCGCTACAAAGGGGTTGACCAAGGAAAGAGCAATGAGAGAGAACTTGCTCACTTTTGAAGATATGGAAAACCTAAAGCTTGCTGAAGATCTGGCTAAGACATGCGTGGAAATATACTCAGTAACCTCCACTGGCCTTGCTCCAGAAATAGCTTATTTCAGTATTGAG GGAAATGCTGAAGGTGGTCCTGATGGTGGGAACAAAAGTTCGAAATATTTGAATGACATAATCATAAAGCCTGCTGATCGTCACAATCTTTTGCGTCCTGAAACCGTTGAATCATTGTTTGTACTGTACCGTATTACTGGCGATTCAAA GTATAGGGAATGGGGCTGGCAAATTTTTGAGGCATTTGAGAAGTACACAAAGATTGATTCTGGAGGTTACACTTCACTTGACGATGTTACTGTCATTCCTCCACGAAGAAGAGACAAGATGGAGACTTTTTTCTTGGGTGAAACACTCAAATACCTCTATTTGCTGTTCAGTAATAGTACAACTATCCCTTTGGATGAGTATGTATTCAACACGGAAGCTCATCCTATCCCAATAATTTCTAGAAGTCAATGA
- the LOC132042476 gene encoding potassium channel KAT3-like isoform X1, producing MSFSYTKNCLQRFCVDEFQMNTETNHSGFFSSDLLPSLGARINYATKLRKFIISPFNPRYRCWEMFLVVLVIYSAWISPFEFAFLSYKKDDTLFIIDNIMDCFFAVDIFLTFFVAYLHRESYLLVDEPKKISIRYLSTWFVFDVCSTVPFQSLILVFTDHKESGGVGFRLLSMLRLWRLRRVSALFARLEKDIRFNYFWTRCTKLVAVTLFAVHCAGCFNYMIADRYPDPKKTWIGAGNPDFKQESVGDRYITSMYWSIVTLTTTGYGDLHAENSREMLFDIFYMLFNLGLTAYIIGNMTNLVVHWTSRTRNFRDTVKAAQEFAKRNQLPPRVQDQVLSNICLKFKTEALKQEVTLNGLPKAIRTSIAHHLFLPVVQNVHLFQGVSRNLLFQLVPEMEAEYFPPKQDVILQNETPTDLYIIVSGAVELIAQVEGLEQRIGKAVVGELFGEIGVLCGRPQPFSVRTTEISQILRLSRTALMNILRANPEDERIIMNNLLLKLQGFGSFGYVDHQTNVGPEIKRHDDHDTALTSIDINNLEARVNKQEENDGQEVNKTMNDLSLDFENKRELHKVELNGPDEGTKSCQLKSEVPCCSNSCHKRPTCSASLSGSKETKSTHHKRRITVHMKKKESVHDQFGKLIILPDSLEELFKVAGQRYGGNDFKRAVNAEDAEIDDIDVIRDGDHLFFL from the exons ATGTCATTTTCTTATACTAAAAACTGCTTGCAACGTTTCTGTGTGGACGAGTTCCAAATGAATACAGAAACCAATCATAGTGGTTTCTTCTCCAGTGATCTTCTCCCTTCACTTGGAGCTCGAATCAACTACGCGACAAAGCTTCGAAAATTCATCATTTCGCCTTTCAATCCCCGCTACAG GTGTTGGGAGATGTTTCTAGTTGTTTTGGTGATCTACTCAGCTTGGATTTCTCCATTTGAGTTTGCATTCTTGTCATACAAGAAAGATGATACTCTGTTCATAATTGACAACATTATGGACTGCTTCTTTGCTGTTGACATTTTCCTTACTTTCTTCGTCGCGTATCTTCATCGAGAGTCCTATCTTCTTGTTGATGaacctaagaaaatatcaaTAAG GTACTTGTCAACATGGTTCGTATTTGACGTATGCTCTACTGTACCATTTCAATCATTGATCCTCGTCTTCACGGATCACAAAGAAAGCGGTGGGGTTGGCTTCAGATTGCTGAGCATGCTTAGACTTTGGCGTCTCAGACGAGTCAGCGCCCTGTTTGCAAG ACTTGAGAAGGACATCCGGTTCAACTACTTCTGGACTCGCTGTACAAAACTCGTAGCA GTAACATTGTTTGCCGTGCACTGTGCTGGATGCTTTAACTATATGATTGCAGATAGATATCCTGATCCAAAAAAGACATGGATTGGTGCTGGAAACCCAGATTTCAAGCAAGAAAGCGTTGGGGATAGATATATAACTTCAATGTATTGGTCTATTGTAACGCTGACCACAACCGGTTATGGGGACTTGCATGCTGAGAACTCAAGGGAAATGCTCTTTGATATCTTTTACATGTTATTCAACTTGGGTTTGACAGCTTACATCATCGGAAACATGACTAACCTTGTTGTTCATTGGACCAGCCGCACCAGAAACTTC agGGATACGGTGAAAGCAGCCCAAGAATTTGCGAAAAGGAATCAGTTGCCTCCAAGGGTACAAGATCAGGTTTTGTCCAACATCTGTCTAAAGTTCAAAACAGAAGCATTGAAACAAGAAGTGACTCTCAATGGCCTGCCTAAAGCCATCAGAACAAGCATTGCACACCATCTGTTTTTACCTGTAGTTCAAAATGTCCACTTATTCCAAGGCGTGTCACGGAACCTTCTTTTCCAACTG GTTCCTGAAATGGAAGCTGAATACTTCCCTCCGAAGCAAGATGTGATTTTGCAGAATGAGACTCCAACAGACCTATATATAATAGTTTCAGGAGCAGTG GAATTGATAGCACAGGTTGAAGGGCTAGAACAA AGAATTGGAAAGGCTGTTGTAGGAGAACTATTTGGAGAAATAGGTGTTTTGTGTGGGAGACCACAGCCATTTTCTGTTCGAACTACCGAGATTTCACAAATTCTAAGGCTAAGCAGGACAGCATTGATGAACATCCTTCGCGCAAATCCAGAAGATGAACGGATAATTATGAACAATCTTTTGCTG aaactGCAGGGATTTGGAAGCTTTGGTTATGTGGACCACCAAACAAATGTTGGACCAGAAATCAAaaggcatgatgatcatgatacAGCACTGACTAGCATAGATATCAATAATTTGGAAGCTAGAGTTAATAAGCAAGAGGAAAATGATGGACAAGAAGTAAACAAAACCATGAATGATTTGTCATtagattttgaaaataagagagaattgCATAAAGTGGAGCTCAATGGACCAGATGAGGGAACAAAGAGCTGTCAACTGAAGTCTGAGGTCCCATGTTGTTCTAACTCTTGCCATAAAAGACCCACATGTAGTGCCAGTTTAAGTGGCTCTAAAGAGACAAAATCCACCCACCATAAGAGGAGAATCACCGTtcacatgaaaaagaaagaatcagTGCATGACCAGTTTGGGAAGTTAATAATCCTCCCTGATTCACTAGAAGAGCTATTCAAAGTAGCAG GTCAAAGATATGGAGGCAACGATTTCAAGAGAGCTGTAAATGCAGAAGACGCTGAAATAGATGACATCGATGTCATCAGAGATGGCGATCATCTGTTTTTCCTTTAA
- the LOC132042476 gene encoding potassium channel KAT1-like isoform X2, translated as MSFSYTKNCLQRFCVDEFQMNTETNHSGFFSSDLLPSLGARINYATKLRKFIISPFNPRYRCWEMFLVVLVIYSAWISPFEFAFLSYKKDDTLFIIDNIMDCFFAVDIFLTFFVAYLHRESYLLVDEPKKISIRYLSTWFVFDVCSTVPFQSLILVFTDHKESGGVGFRLLSMLRLWRLRRVSALFARLEKDIRFNYFWTRCTKLVAVTLFAVHCAGCFNYMIADRYPDPKKTWIGAGNPDFKQESVGDRYITSMYWSIVTLTTTGYGDLHAENSREMLFDIFYMLFNLGLTAYIIGNMTNLVVHWTSRTRNFRDTVKAAQEFAKRNQLPPRVQDQVLSNICLKFKTEALKQEVTLNGLPKAIRTSIAHHLFLPVVQNVHLFQGVSRNLLFQLVPEMEAEYFPPKQDVILQNETPTDLYIIVSGAVELIAQVEGLEQRIGKAVVGELFGEIGVLCGRPQPFSVRTTEISQILRLSRTALMNILRANPEDERIIMNNLLLGFGSFGYVDHQTNVGPEIKRHDDHDTALTSIDINNLEARVNKQEENDGQEVNKTMNDLSLDFENKRELHKVELNGPDEGTKSCQLKSEVPCCSNSCHKRPTCSASLSGSKETKSTHHKRRITVHMKKKESVHDQFGKLIILPDSLEELFKVAGQRYGGNDFKRAVNAEDAEIDDIDVIRDGDHLFFL; from the exons ATGTCATTTTCTTATACTAAAAACTGCTTGCAACGTTTCTGTGTGGACGAGTTCCAAATGAATACAGAAACCAATCATAGTGGTTTCTTCTCCAGTGATCTTCTCCCTTCACTTGGAGCTCGAATCAACTACGCGACAAAGCTTCGAAAATTCATCATTTCGCCTTTCAATCCCCGCTACAG GTGTTGGGAGATGTTTCTAGTTGTTTTGGTGATCTACTCAGCTTGGATTTCTCCATTTGAGTTTGCATTCTTGTCATACAAGAAAGATGATACTCTGTTCATAATTGACAACATTATGGACTGCTTCTTTGCTGTTGACATTTTCCTTACTTTCTTCGTCGCGTATCTTCATCGAGAGTCCTATCTTCTTGTTGATGaacctaagaaaatatcaaTAAG GTACTTGTCAACATGGTTCGTATTTGACGTATGCTCTACTGTACCATTTCAATCATTGATCCTCGTCTTCACGGATCACAAAGAAAGCGGTGGGGTTGGCTTCAGATTGCTGAGCATGCTTAGACTTTGGCGTCTCAGACGAGTCAGCGCCCTGTTTGCAAG ACTTGAGAAGGACATCCGGTTCAACTACTTCTGGACTCGCTGTACAAAACTCGTAGCA GTAACATTGTTTGCCGTGCACTGTGCTGGATGCTTTAACTATATGATTGCAGATAGATATCCTGATCCAAAAAAGACATGGATTGGTGCTGGAAACCCAGATTTCAAGCAAGAAAGCGTTGGGGATAGATATATAACTTCAATGTATTGGTCTATTGTAACGCTGACCACAACCGGTTATGGGGACTTGCATGCTGAGAACTCAAGGGAAATGCTCTTTGATATCTTTTACATGTTATTCAACTTGGGTTTGACAGCTTACATCATCGGAAACATGACTAACCTTGTTGTTCATTGGACCAGCCGCACCAGAAACTTC agGGATACGGTGAAAGCAGCCCAAGAATTTGCGAAAAGGAATCAGTTGCCTCCAAGGGTACAAGATCAGGTTTTGTCCAACATCTGTCTAAAGTTCAAAACAGAAGCATTGAAACAAGAAGTGACTCTCAATGGCCTGCCTAAAGCCATCAGAACAAGCATTGCACACCATCTGTTTTTACCTGTAGTTCAAAATGTCCACTTATTCCAAGGCGTGTCACGGAACCTTCTTTTCCAACTG GTTCCTGAAATGGAAGCTGAATACTTCCCTCCGAAGCAAGATGTGATTTTGCAGAATGAGACTCCAACAGACCTATATATAATAGTTTCAGGAGCAGTG GAATTGATAGCACAGGTTGAAGGGCTAGAACAA AGAATTGGAAAGGCTGTTGTAGGAGAACTATTTGGAGAAATAGGTGTTTTGTGTGGGAGACCACAGCCATTTTCTGTTCGAACTACCGAGATTTCACAAATTCTAAGGCTAAGCAGGACAGCATTGATGAACATCCTTCGCGCAAATCCAGAAGATGAACGGATAATTATGAACAATCTTTTGCTG GGATTTGGAAGCTTTGGTTATGTGGACCACCAAACAAATGTTGGACCAGAAATCAAaaggcatgatgatcatgatacAGCACTGACTAGCATAGATATCAATAATTTGGAAGCTAGAGTTAATAAGCAAGAGGAAAATGATGGACAAGAAGTAAACAAAACCATGAATGATTTGTCATtagattttgaaaataagagagaattgCATAAAGTGGAGCTCAATGGACCAGATGAGGGAACAAAGAGCTGTCAACTGAAGTCTGAGGTCCCATGTTGTTCTAACTCTTGCCATAAAAGACCCACATGTAGTGCCAGTTTAAGTGGCTCTAAAGAGACAAAATCCACCCACCATAAGAGGAGAATCACCGTtcacatgaaaaagaaagaatcagTGCATGACCAGTTTGGGAAGTTAATAATCCTCCCTGATTCACTAGAAGAGCTATTCAAAGTAGCAG GTCAAAGATATGGAGGCAACGATTTCAAGAGAGCTGTAAATGCAGAAGACGCTGAAATAGATGACATCGATGTCATCAGAGATGGCGATCATCTGTTTTTCCTTTAA